In Deltaproteobacteria bacterium, the DNA window ATGCTAAACGAATCCAAAACAAAGGGCGCGGCGTCCATACCCATCGGCGGCCGGCCAATGCCGACTCGAATGCGGCCAAAGGGCGCTCCCGCCAAATTTTCTAAAATCGACGCAATGCCGCGATGACCGCCGGCGCTGCCATGGGTGCGAATCCTTATCCGGCCGAAGGGTAAATCCAAATCATCGTAGACGACCCAAAGATCTTCGCTGGTGCCGTGATATTTTTCCAACACGCCCTTCACCGCGGTGCCGCTCCGATTCATGAAGGTCTGCGGCTTGGCAAGAACCACTTGCTCGCCGTTAACGCTCCACTCGCCGATCAGGGCGTCGCAATGTTGGCGGCTGATTACGATCTGATTCTGCTGCGCCAGCCGGTCGACAACAAAGAAGCCGAGATTATGCCGCGTGTGCTGGTACTTCTCCCCCGGATTGCCGAGACCGACGATTAACTTCACCGAGCCATCCCAGCCGAACCGGAATCATGAACCGTCTACGCTGCGCCTTCCTTCTTCGCTTCCGGTGCCACTGGTGCAGCCACGGCTTCCGCCACCACGGCGGGAGTCGGCGCCTCTTCAACCGTCGGCGTCACCACCGCGACCAAAGCCAGATGCGGCTCGGCCAGCGCCGTGACGCCCGAAGGCATCGCCAACTGTTCGATGTGGATGGAATCGCCGATATCGAGCCCGCTGACATCGACGTTGAAAAATTCCGGAATATCCAAGGGCAAACATTCGACTTCGAGTTCGCGCACGATGGGCTGAAGAATACCGCCGCGGATCACGCCCACCGCTTTGCCGGTAAAATGCAAAGGCACGTGAACCTGAATCGTCGCGGTCAAGTCCACTTCATAGAGATCGGCGTGGATCACGTCGCCGCTGATCGGATGATATTGCATGCTTTTGACCAGCGCGACCTTTCCCGCCAAATTGCTGGCCGAAGATTTCAGACGGACCAGATGGGA includes these proteins:
- a CDS encoding aminoacyl-tRNA hydrolase, translating into MKLIVGLGNPGEKYQHTRHNLGFFVVDRLAQQNQIVISRQHCDALIGEWSVNGEQVVLAKPQTFMNRSGTAVKGVLEKYHGTSEDLWVVYDDLDLPFGRIRIRTHGSAGGHRGIASILENLAGAPFGRIRVGIGRPPMGMDAAPFVLDSFSIEEKNRLGAILDRTAAAVGCLLQDGAQRAMEHYNRADG
- a CDS encoding 50S ribosomal protein L25, with protein sequence METLEIQADARDIKRKRDAKRLLRSGKIPGILYGPKTATVSLELDKREFTSRVAGLEGSHLVRLKSSASNLAGKVALVKSMQYHPISGDVIHADLYEVDLTATIQVHVPLHFTGKAVGVIRGGILQPIVRELEVECLPLDIPEFFNVDVSGLDIGDSIHIEQLAMPSGVTALAEPHLALVAVVTPTVEEAPTPAVVAEAVAAPVAPEAKKEGAA